In one window of Megalops cyprinoides isolate fMegCyp1 chromosome 24, fMegCyp1.pri, whole genome shotgun sequence DNA:
- the gjc2 gene encoding gap junction protein gamma 2 produces MTNMSWSFLTRLLEEIHNHSTFVGKVWLTVLIIFRIVLTAVGGESIYSDEQTKFTCNTKQPGCDNVCYDAFAPLSHVRFWVFQIIMISTPSIMYLGYAIHKIARSSEEERRKQRKFRKKPHAIKWRATRTLEEVLEEEEEEEPMIYEDTLEVQEIKPEAAKCPSNRDQQKHDGRRRIMEEGLMRIYVMQLLARAVFEVGFLAGQYLLYGFRVNPSYVCNKSPCPHSVDCFISRPTEKTIFLLIMYVVSCLCLLLNICEMVHLGIGTFRDMLRRRKSKGRRPSYSYPYPRNIPASPPGYNLVMKSDKPSRIPNSLITHEQNLANVAQEQQCTSPDDNIPSDLASLHRHLRVAQEQLDMAFQTYNNKSNPQTSRTSSPASGGTVAEQNRVNTAQEKQGARPKASMEKAGTIIKNGKTSVWI; encoded by the coding sequence ATGACCAACATGAGCTGGAGCTTTCTCACCCGTCTTCTGGAGGAAATCCACAACCACTCCACGTTTGTGGGGAAAGTGTGGCTGACCGTGCTCATCATCTTCCGCATCGTGCTGACGGCGGTGGGCGGCGAGTCCATCTACTCGGACGAGCAGACCAAGTTCACCTGCAACACCAAGCAGCCGGGCTGCGACAACGTCTGCTACGACGCCTTCGCCCCGCTCTCCCACGTGCGCTTCTGGGTCTTCCAGATCATCATGATATCCACCCCCTCCATCATGTACCTGGGCTACGCCATCCACAAGATCGCCCGCTCGTCGGAGGAGGAGCGGCGCAAGCAGCGGAAGTTCCGCAAGAAGCCCCACGCCATCAAGTGGAGGGCCACCCGCAccctggaggaggtgctggaggaggaggaagaggaggagcccaTGATCTATGAAGATACCCTGGAGGTGCAGGAGATCAAGCCAGAGGCGGCCAAGTGTCCGTCTAACAGGGACCAGCAGAAGCATGATGGCCGGCGGAGGATCATGGAGGAGGGCCTGATGAGGATCTATGTGATGCAGCTCCTGGCCCGCGCTGTCTTCGAGGTGGGCTTCCTGGCTGGCCAGTACCTCTTGTATGGCTTCCGTGTCAACCCCTCTTACGTCTGCAACAAGAGCCCCTGCCCGCACTCGGTGGACTGCTTCATCTCCCGGCCCACAGAGAAGACCATCTTCCTTCTCATCATGTACGTGGtcagctgcctctgtctgctgctcaaCATCTGCGAGATGGTCCACCTGGGCATCGGGACCTTCCGGGACATGCTCCGGCGCCGGAAGAGCAAAGGCCGGCGGCCCTCGTATTCCTACCCCTACCCCAGGAACATCCCCGCCTCGCCACCGGGGTACAACCTCGTGATGAAGTCGGACAAGCCCAGCCGGATTCCCAACAGCCTCATCACGCACGAGCAGAACCTGGCCAACGTGgcgcaggagcagcagtgcaccagccCGGATGACAACATCCCCTCGGACCTGGCCAGCCTGCACCGGCACCTAAGGGTGGCCCAGGAGCAGCTGGACATGGCCTTCCAGACCTACAACAACAAGAGTAACCCGCAGACCTCCAGAACCAGCAGCCCGGCTTCGGGGGGCACCGTGGCCGAACAGAACCGGGTCAACACGGCCCAGGAGAAACAGGGGGCCAGGCCCAAAGCCAGCATGGAGAAGGCTGGCACCATAATCAAAAATGGAAAGACCTCTGTGTGGATATAG